In a single window of the Agrobacterium vitis genome:
- a CDS encoding efflux RND transporter periplasmic adaptor subunit: MRLQTTLSGLACVLLAVFLAGCNEKTESQSSPRSVTVTKAQTTQYQPSVEISGSVKARVQSDLSFRTAGRVIERHVDVGDRVKAGDVLALLDNTEQKADIAVAQAGLESAQATMRQKKLAFDRYKVLIQTNTIAQSTFDQAREDLATAQGSLQTAQANLATAQDAMTYTQLKADADGIITSRSIEVGQVVSAAQAALTLAHDGPRDAVFDMFEAFFLEGAPSETVEVSPIGDRANAKDGKIREVSPAIDTSAGTIRIKVALPADTQWSLGTTVVGRFRAQPQQGIVLPWSAMASANGQPAVWAVNTADSSVRLRKIDIARYRVGDFVVASGVAPGDIIVTDGGKFLTDGQVVAFKEK, encoded by the coding sequence GTGCGGTTACAAACGACTTTATCCGGACTGGCTTGCGTCCTGCTCGCCGTGTTTCTGGCAGGCTGTAATGAAAAGACCGAGAGCCAGTCTTCGCCGCGCAGCGTCACGGTGACCAAGGCCCAAACCACGCAGTACCAGCCCTCGGTGGAAATCTCCGGATCGGTGAAGGCGCGGGTACAGTCCGACCTGTCGTTTCGCACGGCTGGCCGGGTGATCGAGCGCCATGTCGATGTCGGCGACCGGGTCAAGGCGGGCGACGTCCTGGCCCTGCTCGACAATACCGAGCAGAAGGCCGATATCGCCGTTGCCCAGGCCGGGCTGGAATCGGCCCAGGCGACGATGCGCCAGAAGAAATTGGCCTTCGACCGCTACAAGGTGCTGATCCAGACCAACACCATTGCCCAATCCACTTTCGACCAGGCCCGCGAGGATCTCGCCACGGCTCAAGGGTCGTTGCAGACCGCGCAGGCCAATCTGGCCACCGCCCAGGATGCGATGACCTATACGCAGTTGAAGGCCGATGCCGACGGCATCATCACCTCGCGCAGCATCGAGGTGGGACAGGTGGTTTCGGCAGCGCAGGCGGCCCTGACGCTTGCCCATGACGGACCGCGCGATGCGGTGTTCGACATGTTCGAAGCGTTTTTCCTGGAAGGTGCGCCATCCGAGACCGTCGAGGTCTCGCCGATCGGCGACCGCGCCAATGCCAAGGACGGCAAGATCCGCGAAGTCTCTCCGGCCATCGACACCAGCGCTGGCACCATCCGCATCAAGGTCGCCCTGCCCGCGGATACGCAATGGTCGCTCGGCACGACTGTCGTCGGACGGTTCCGCGCCCAGCCGCAGCAGGGCATCGTGCTCCCCTGGAGCGCCATGGCCTCGGCCAATGGCCAGCCCGCAGTCTGGGCGGTCAACACCGCCGATAGCTCCGTCAGGCTGCGTAAGATCGACATTGCCCGCTACCGCGTCGGCGATTTCGTGGTGGCATCCGGTGTCGCGCCCGGGGACATAATCGTCACCGACGGCGGCAAGTTTCTGACGGACGGCCAGGTCGTGGCCTTTAAGGAAAAGTGA